One window from the genome of Marinobacter sp. LV10R510-11A encodes:
- a CDS encoding TIGR00730 family Rossman fold protein has product MKVAVYCGSRSGNEPLYAEKAKELGEFFGSNGIDLVFGGGHVGLMGVIADAVLASGGKVYGVIPQHLVNRELAHPGLTELFVVKNMHERKAKMTDLADSFVALPGGVGTLEEIFEVWTWGQLGFHRKPCAFYNVDGFYDSLLDMAKTMVAAGFVRQQYLDMIVVAKTPTELLDGFRSYTPPQEKWT; this is encoded by the coding sequence ATGAAAGTAGCAGTTTACTGTGGTTCCCGTTCAGGTAATGAGCCGCTATACGCTGAAAAGGCCAAAGAATTGGGCGAGTTTTTCGGTAGTAACGGCATAGATCTGGTGTTTGGCGGCGGGCATGTCGGCCTGATGGGTGTTATCGCCGATGCGGTGCTGGCCAGCGGCGGCAAGGTCTATGGTGTTATCCCGCAGCATCTGGTTAATCGGGAGCTGGCGCACCCGGGCCTTACCGAGCTTTTTGTTGTAAAAAACATGCACGAGCGCAAAGCGAAGATGACCGATCTGGCTGATAGCTTTGTTGCGTTACCCGGTGGGGTTGGCACGCTGGAAGAAATTTTTGAGGTGTGGACTTGGGGCCAGCTTGGTTTCCACCGGAAACCTTGTGCTTTTTATAACGTTGACGGTTTTTATGATTCGCTGCTGGACATGGCGAAAACCATGGTAGCCGCCGGGTTTGTAAGGCAGCAGTACCTGGACATGATCGTGGTGGCGAAAACTCCGACAGAACTGCTCGATGGCTTCAGGAGCTACACGCCGCCTCAGGAAAAGTGGACCTGA